A single window of Toxoplasma gondii ME49 chromosome Ib, whole genome shotgun sequence DNA harbors:
- a CDS encoding hypothetical protein (encoded by transcript TGME49_209900) gives MQRLKKKSTLPRAAHAETGVLGGSKKRQEQYSISYEAYRHFAFFTALYLSVTGKPAAAPDVVSWYFKEKWYCIPSEIPKALTSRVYLRLVNNLIVDNCVAVTGEDDDGIPCLEEGKMFPLWAWKDEVFEFDSKSQHAHRHFHS, from the exons ATGCAGAGACTGAAAAAGAAGTCAACTCTTCCTCGAGCAGCACACGCAGAGACCGGCGTCTTGGGAGGGTCCAAG AAACGACAGGAGCAATATTCCATTTCCTACGAAGCGTATCGGcacttcgccttcttcactgcTCTCTACCTTTCAGTCACGGGGAAACCCGCTGCGGCGCCCGACGTAGTCAGTTG GTATTTCAAGGAGAAGTGGTACTGCATTCCCTCG GAAATCCCCAAGGCACTCACCTCTCGTGTGTACTTGCGTCTCGTCAACAATCTGATCGTCGACAACTGCGTTGCC GTCACCGGTGAGGACGACGACGGAATTCCTTGTCTagaagagggaaagatgTTTCCGTTGTGGGCGTGGAAAGACGAAGTGTTTGAGTTCGACAGCAAGTCGCAACACGCTCACCGCCATTTTCACTCGTGA